One stretch of Serinicoccus hydrothermalis DNA includes these proteins:
- a CDS encoding glucose-6-phosphate dehydrogenase, with product MPDQTTTLLILGASGDLTRRLLLPGLGTLLREEPERSVRVMGADRVELSQEDWQAKVRDSLAEAEVPQEVADGIVQVSTYHRTDLLDRDQLKALLGETGDPLAVYFALPPAVTVKVCGLLEELRVPHGTRLALEKPFGDSLESARELNQQLLRVVPEDSIFRIDHFLGLSTILNLIGLRFANRLLQPIWSAEHIEKVEISYGETLALEGRAGYYDHAGALMDMIQSHLLQILAFFAMEAPASMRPPEIRGLKAQALRAVQPWGHDPAGASRRARYTAGQVGDRTVPDYVTEEGVDPDRGTETLAQLTVQLDNARWAGVPFVLRSGKALGAASKRVVVTFKEPAHTPTGLSPAPGPDRLVLELKPGSVALELSMNAEGDPFDLEQKELTAELGKSRMLPYGEILGAILDGNPLLTIRGDEAEELWRIVEPVYDAWEAGDVPLEEYAAGSDGPDGW from the coding sequence ATGCCTGACCAGACGACCACCCTGCTCATCCTCGGCGCCTCCGGCGACCTCACGAGGAGGCTGCTGCTCCCCGGGCTCGGCACGCTGCTGCGGGAGGAGCCCGAGCGCTCGGTGCGGGTCATGGGGGCCGACCGGGTCGAGCTGAGCCAGGAGGACTGGCAGGCCAAGGTGCGGGACAGCCTCGCCGAGGCCGAGGTGCCGCAGGAGGTCGCCGACGGGATCGTTCAGGTCTCGACCTACCACCGCACCGACCTGCTCGACCGGGACCAGCTGAAGGCCCTGCTGGGCGAGACCGGCGACCCGCTCGCGGTGTACTTCGCGCTGCCGCCCGCGGTCACCGTCAAGGTCTGCGGGCTGCTCGAGGAGCTGCGCGTGCCGCACGGGACCCGGCTCGCGCTGGAGAAGCCGTTCGGGGACAGCCTGGAGTCGGCCCGGGAGCTCAACCAGCAGCTGCTGCGGGTGGTGCCCGAGGACAGCATCTTCCGGATCGACCACTTCCTCGGGCTCAGCACCATCCTCAACCTCATCGGGCTCCGCTTCGCCAACCGGCTGCTGCAGCCGATCTGGAGCGCCGAGCACATCGAGAAGGTCGAGATCTCCTACGGCGAGACCCTCGCGCTGGAGGGGCGTGCGGGCTACTACGACCACGCCGGCGCGCTCATGGACATGATCCAGAGCCACCTGCTGCAGATCCTGGCCTTCTTCGCGATGGAGGCGCCCGCGTCGATGCGGCCACCGGAGATCCGTGGGCTCAAGGCGCAGGCGCTGCGCGCCGTCCAGCCGTGGGGTCACGACCCTGCCGGGGCCTCGCGCCGCGCCCGCTACACCGCCGGCCAGGTGGGGGACAGGACCGTTCCCGACTACGTCACCGAGGAGGGCGTCGACCCCGACCGGGGGACCGAGACGCTCGCCCAGCTCACGGTGCAGCTGGACAACGCGCGATGGGCCGGGGTGCCCTTCGTGCTGCGCTCGGGCAAGGCCCTCGGCGCGGCCTCCAAGCGGGTCGTCGTCACCTTCAAGGAGCCCGCGCACACCCCGACCGGGCTCAGCCCGGCGCCCGGCCCGGACCGGCTCGTCCTCGAGCTCAAGCCGGGCAGCGTCGCGCTCGAGCTGTCGATGAACGCCGAGGGCGACCCCTTCGACCTGGAGCAGAAGGAGCTCACCGCCGAGCTCGGCAAGTCCCGGATGCTGCCCTACGGCGAGATCCTCGGCGCGATCCTCGACGGCAATCCGCTGCTGACGATCCGCGGGGACGAGGCGGAGGAGCTGTGGCGCATCGTGGAGCCGGTCTACGACGCCTGGGAGGCCGGCGACGTGCCGCTGGAGGAGTATGCCGCCGGCTCGGACGGTCCCGACGGCTGGTGA
- a CDS encoding ferritin encodes MKIHDTLMPAFDAQITLEMAASTVYRQLAIEMDVQDLPGMAAWLRRQADEELVHANKFIDHVVDRGGHPRVGTVEAPAVDTATPLAVFEAALAHEEKVSQSIRDLYLACEKEGDLDSRPLLNWFLDEQVEEEATVGEIVAQVRMVGQDGAGLLRLDRELGGRPGGSTEPAG; translated from the coding sequence ATGAAGATCCACGACACCCTCATGCCCGCGTTCGACGCCCAGATCACGCTCGAGATGGCGGCGTCGACGGTCTACCGCCAGCTGGCGATCGAGATGGACGTCCAGGACCTTCCCGGCATGGCCGCGTGGCTGCGCCGCCAGGCCGACGAGGAGCTGGTTCACGCCAACAAGTTCATCGACCACGTCGTCGACCGCGGCGGTCACCCGCGGGTCGGCACGGTCGAGGCGCCCGCCGTCGACACCGCGACCCCGCTCGCGGTCTTCGAGGCCGCGCTCGCGCACGAGGAGAAGGTCTCGCAGTCGATCCGCGACCTCTACCTCGCCTGCGAGAAGGAGGGCGACCTTGACTCCCGCCCGCTGCTCAACTGGTTCCTCGACGAGCAGGTCGAGGAGGAGGCCACCGTCGGCGAGATCGTCGCGCAGGTCCGCATGGTCGGCCAGGACGGTGCCGGGCTGCTCCGCCTGGACCGTGAGCTGGGCGGTCGTCCCGGCGGCTCCACCGAGCCGGCGGGGTGA